In one window of Spartobacteria bacterium DNA:
- a CDS encoding type II toxin-antitoxin system VapC family toxin: MNILLDTHAYLWFLAGDDSLSAKARGAIESSDNTKFVSIASLWEITIKYRLGKLELEEDLRDVIAEYVSKNGFNLLPIEIEHLLVLNQLPMHHRDPFDRILISQCIADGMACISVDGAFKEYSLNVVW; encoded by the coding sequence ATACACATGCATATCTTTGGTTTCTTGCAGGCGATGATTCGTTATCCGCGAAAGCACGAGGAGCGATAGAATCGTCTGACAATACAAAATTTGTGAGTATTGCATCACTGTGGGAGATCACGATCAAATACAGGTTGGGGAAACTTGAACTGGAAGAAGACTTGAGAGACGTGATTGCAGAATATGTCTCGAAAAACGGATTCAATTTATTGCCTATTGAGATCGAACATCTCTTAGTATTGAATCAATTACCAATGCACCATCGGGATCCATTTGACCGCATATTGATATCACAGTGTATCGCTGATGGTATGGCATGCATATCTGTTGACGGTGCGTTTAAAGAGTATAGTTTAAATGTTGTCTGGTGA